A region of the Paraconexibacter algicola genome:
GGTCGCCGCGGAACGGCTCGGGGGTCAGGAGGCGCAGCACCGCGCCAACCTACCCGCAGCGCGCCCGCCCCGAGCGTTCAGCGGTGCCAGTCGACGGGGCCGGCCACGAGCGTGTGGCTGCCCAGCGGCCGGCCGAGCACCTCGGCGACCGCGCGCGAAGCCTCGAGCAGCTTCGCCAGGTCGATCCCGGTGTCGACGCCCATCTCGTGCAGCATCGACACGAGGTCCTCGCTCGCGATGTTGCCGGTCGCGCCCTTGGGGACCGGGCAGCCGCCGAGCTCCCCGAAGCTCGACTCGAAGCTCGTGCAGCCCGCCTCCAGCGCGGCGAGCGCGTTGGCGAGCCCCTGGCCGCGGGTGTTGTGGAAGTGCGCGGTGATCTCGACGTCGTCCCCGAGCCGCTCGCGCGCGGCGACGAAGAACTCGCGGACCTGCCGCGGGTTCGCCATCCCGGTCGTGTCGCCGAAGCCCAGCTCCTGCGCGCCCGCGTCCCGCAGCGCGACCGCGAGGTCGAGGACCCGGTCGCGCGGCACGTCCCCCTCGTAGGGGCAGCCGAACGACGTGGCGATGACCGCCTCCACCTGCTTGCCCGCCTCGCGCGCCCGCGGGATGACCTTCTGCAGGCCGGCGAGCGACTCGGCGATCGAGCGGTTGACGTTCTTGCGGTTGTGGGTCTCCGAGCCGCTGAGGAAGACCCCGCACTCCTCGAACAGGTCGGCGACGGCCAGCGCGTTGTCGAGCCCGCGCTCGTTCGGGATCAGCACGCTGCGCGACACGCCGGCGGGCACGTCGATCCCGGCGAGGACCTCGGTGTTGTCCGCGAGCTGCGGCAGGACGTCCGGCCGCACGAACGAGGTCACCTCGATGCGCTTCACGCCGGTCCGCACGAGCAGGTCGATCAGGCGGATCTTGTCCGCGGTGGCGATCGTCTCCGGCTCGTTCTGGAACCCGTCACGCGGCCCGACCTCGCGGACGTGGACGGACGACGGCAGGTCGGGCAGGTCGGTCACGGGCCGGTCTCCTACTTCGAGGACGTCTTCTTCTCCGGCGGGTCGGGCACGGTCTTCCCGATCTTCGTGCCGATCTCGAACGACGCGTACGCGTTGACGTGCTGGACGTCGAAGCCGAGCAGGTCGGTGGAGCGGTTCAGCCGCTTGGGCAGCGTGAAGCGCCAGCGCTTGCCGGTCTTCGTGACGCGCTTGGCCTCGCCCAGGGCGGTGATGACCTCCTCGCCCTTGCCGTCGATGCGCGCGGCGCGCCAGCGGATGTAGGTCGCCGGGACCTTCGTCAGCACGGTCACGTCCCCGTTGGGGCGCACGGTGACCGTGTTGGCGAACTTCAGCGGGTACTTCACCTCCGGCGTGCACTCGCCGCCGGTGCCGTCCGCCTTCGGGACGCAGTTGTAGCCGACCGTCGCCGGGGCCTTCTGCGTGGAGGACTGCACGATCAGCGTGCGGTAGTCCTGCGCCGCCGGGGCCGCCGTGTTCTGCGCGAGGGCGAGCGAGGTGAGGGTGAGCGTGGCGCCCACTCCCCCCGCCAGGGCCATCCGCGCTCTCCTGCCGTCGAGTCGCATGGACGACGAAATCTATACTCCGGCGCCCATGGCCGACCCCATCT
Encoded here:
- a CDS encoding hydroxymethylglutaryl-CoA lyase encodes the protein MTDLPDLPSSVHVREVGPRDGFQNEPETIATADKIRLIDLLVRTGVKRIEVTSFVRPDVLPQLADNTEVLAGIDVPAGVSRSVLIPNERGLDNALAVADLFEECGVFLSGSETHNRKNVNRSIAESLAGLQKVIPRAREAGKQVEAVIATSFGCPYEGDVPRDRVLDLAVALRDAGAQELGFGDTTGMANPRQVREFFVAARERLGDDVEITAHFHNTRGQGLANALAALEAGCTSFESSFGELGGCPVPKGATGNIASEDLVSMLHEMGVDTGIDLAKLLEASRAVAEVLGRPLGSHTLVAGPVDWHR